In the genome of Candidatus Poribacteria bacterium, the window TGTGGGGTATTGTGATCTGCGTTGATACGATAGGGGCAAGCAACGATTCGGGATTGACTTCACGGATTCTTGTCATCGTTGGATCAATCTTGGAGGTTTGCATCGTCATCATCATTGCTACAATCCTCGCTATGTTGTTTTGGAACAGATCCAATAATATTAGAACACTTGATAATGACCCGAAATTCATTTTAATATCTATTACGGTTATTATGATCCAACTGGCGGGCGAAATAAGTTTCCTTGGATTCATTGGAGCTGGTGTTCAATCGTTTGTGGCTTCAATTTTCGGATCTGGGCTCCCGAAACTATTAACTTTTTTGCTGCATGACCGTGGGTTACTGGGTACTTTACCGCAAGACCTTGGAGAAACCCCAAATCTTATCTTAGGTGTGATTTTGTTTGTAATCTCCGTTTTCTTTGGGGCAGTGCTCTTAATTGCTGCCTATTTCATAGCGGAAGAGGTTAATGTATTTGCAAATATAGCGGAGAGTCTCAATAACATAGAAACGAAGTTGGTGGATGAGGAACCTGCTTCAGATAGTTGACATACTCCCCTCGCTAAAGCGTGGGATCCTAACAGTAGATTGACAACGGAGGAATAGATAATGGCTGAACAACATCACGAACTCGCCCATGTTTTTACTGAGGCTTCGCAGCGTGTCAACGATGCCCGCGGTGGCACTTCACGCGACCTGAACACCCCCTATACTTTTCCCGGCTATACCGAAGCGGAATGGACTGAAAAAGCCGAAGCCTTACGTCAGCAGATTCGCGTTGCTAACGGCTTAATTCCGACACACGAACCGACCCCTTTAAATGCCGAGATATTCGGAAAAATCGAGCGGGAAGATTACAGCATCGAAAAAGTCCATTTTGAACCCTTTCCCGGCTTCTTCACAACAGGAAACCTGTACCGTCCGCTTGGAAAACAGGGACCCTTTCCTGGGATTATAAGCCCACACGGACATTGGAGTCGTGGTAGGCTTGAGAGTATCGAGCGCGGTTCAATCCCCGGACGCTGTATCAACTTCGCGAAACAGGGTTACGTCATTTTTGCCTACGATATGCTCGGTCATAACGACAGCGGCAAACAGATAGAACACGGTTACGGCGGCGCGCATGAAGGACTGTGGGGACTCAGCGCGATGGGACTTCAACTCCAGAACAGTATCAGTTCCATCGATTTTTTAGAGAGTCTGCCAGACGTGGATAATGAACGTATTGGATGTACTGGGGCATCAGGCGGTGGGACACAAACCTTTATATTGACGGCGGTTGATGAACGTATTAAGGTCTCTGCACCTGTCAATATGATCTCAGCGACGATGCAAGGCGGATGCATCTGTGAAAATGCTCCAAACCTCCGTTTAGATGTCAGTAATATTGAGATCGGTGCGCTGATGGCACCGCGTCCGCTCCTGCTTGTGTCGGCGACAGGTGACTGGACGGTAAAAACACCCACGGTTGAATATCCTGCCATCCGCAGTATCTATGCACACTTCGATGCAGAGGACAAAGTGCATCAGGTTCAGGTAGACGCAGAGCATAACTACAACAAAGAAAGCCGTGAAGCGGTCTACGCATGGTTCGCCAAATGGTTTCTGGAAGCCGAGGATACTTCGGCGTTTAAAGAGGTGACATTTGAA includes:
- a CDS encoding acetylxylan esterase; protein product: MAEQHHELAHVFTEASQRVNDARGGTSRDLNTPYTFPGYTEAEWTEKAEALRQQIRVANGLIPTHEPTPLNAEIFGKIEREDYSIEKVHFEPFPGFFTTGNLYRPLGKQGPFPGIISPHGHWSRGRLESIERGSIPGRCINFAKQGYVIFAYDMLGHNDSGKQIEHGYGGAHEGLWGLSAMGLQLQNSISSIDFLESLPDVDNERIGCTGASGGGTQTFILTAVDERIKVSAPVNMISATMQGGCICENAPNLRLDVSNIEIGALMAPRPLLLVSATGDWTVKTPTVEYPAIRSIYAHFDAEDKVHQVQVDAEHNYNKESREAVYAWFAKWFLEAEDTSAFKEVTFEVEPDAALLVFSERDLPPHTMKQDEFLPAWVNRSQQAIEKLKPTNETELQTFREEMGSALEHALGLNIPKSTDVTLIEPEGAFPTTYHTNLSSRHLVIGRKGMGDAIPALLFSPEPQVGHDPVTLIVHPEGKEKLINSETGEPSSLITDLLSADQKVLIIDVFGTGEHSDYERSEDTNYFTTYNRTTAALRVQDIVTALRCFTNRGDISEVNLIGIGEAGLWSLLAAAFTEVKNVVVDAAQYTSNNDAAFLETLPIPSIRRVGDLRTAGTLVAPRPLTIHNTGDVFDTGWIAEVYENLGAGQDLIVEKGQMSDEEIITQVIG